The Bacillus sp. Y1 genome includes the window AAGACCTCTGATGGAAGATAACCAATCTCCTTTTTTATTTCAGGAGCATATTTTATACAGTCCTTCCCAAAAATCGTAGCACTTCCACTTGTTGGATAAATAAGTGCAAGCAGTGTTCGAATGGTCGTCGATTTCCCAGCTCCATTTGGTCCAATGAATCCAAAAATCTCCCCTTCTTTTACTGTGAAGCTGACATTGGAAATTCCTCTTGCTTTTCCATACATTTTCGTTAACAGATTGCTTTCAATCACATTCATAAAGAAAGCCTCCTTTTTAGACAGTTGATCTATCTAACACCATCATACTACATGAAAAATAAGGCAACAATAATTTTATGAAATATTTTTATTAAAACATTTCATAAAATAAATAAATAACGCTTTCATTTTCATTGAGGATAGTTCAAGCGATTTGGTTAAAAATAAATACGTAATTTTGTGAAGAATTATTTGCTTATTTCGCTAGAAACCGATAAAATTCTGTACTTGTATAGGTCAATTTTTTTTTATAAAAATACATATATAACATGGAAATACCCTGGAAGAGAGGTTCTTAACGTGACACAAAACGAGAAACCGACTGCATTAATCATGATATTTGGAGCAACTGGTGATTTAGCAAATAGAAAACTGTATCCTTCGCTCTATAAACTGTTTGAAAAAGGAAAGCTTTCAGACAAATTTGCTGTAATCGGAGTTGCCAGAAGACCATTAACAAATGAGGAATTCCAAGAGAACATCAAAAAATCGGTAAAGTCTTCTATTCAAAAAGAAAATCGAATTGATGAATTTGCTTCGCATTTTTACTATCATTCACATGATGTAACTGATTCAAATTCATACGCAGTCCTTAATAACCTAGCAAATCAACTTGACTCAAATTATGATTTACAAGGCAACCGCATCTTTTATTTAGCGATGGCACCAGAGTTCTTTGGAACCATTGCACTCCATTTAAAAGAAGATGGTTTGACCAATGTGAGTGGGTTTAAACGCTTAGTCATTGAAAAACCATTTGGTCATGATCTTCAATCAGCACAAGAGCTAAATGATCAAATCCGAACTGCCTTCTCTGAAGATGAAGTGTACAGAATTGACCATTACCTAGGAAAAGAAATGGTTCAAAATATAGAAGTTATTCGATTCGCGAATGCGATTTTCGAACCGCTTTGGAACAACCGTTATATTTCGAATATTCAAGTAACTTCTAGTGAGGTTCTTGGAGTTGAAGAGCGCGGACGCTACTATGAGAAAAGCGGTGCGTTAAGAGATATGGTTCAAAACCATATGCTCCAAATGGTTGCATTACTTGCGATGGAGCCGCCAATTAAGCTAACAACAGAAGAAATTCGCTCTGAAAAGGTGAGAGTCCTCCGTGCTCTTCGTCCAATTGAAGGTGAAGAAGTAAAAGAATACTTCGTTCGCGGCCAATATGACAAAGGCACGGTAGAAGGCACAGAAGTTTTAGGGTACCGTGAAGAGCAAATGGTTAACCCTGAATCTAACACGGAAACATATGTAGCTGGAAAACTGATGATTGACAATTTCCGCTGGGCAGGGGTTCCTATTTATATACGTACAGGAAAGAGAATGGATTCCAAATCTACAAAAATTGTTATCCAGTTTAAAGACATTCCTATGAACCTATATTATAGCCCGGAGGAAACATTGAATCCGAACCTGCTTGTGATTCATATTCAACCAGACGAAGGCATTACGCTTCATCTAAATGCGAAAAAAGCGGGTCAAAACATCGCAGCAACTCCTGTTAAGTTAAACTATGCAAATCGTGGGATCGATGGGTTAAATACACCAGAGGCATACGAGAAGCTTCTATTCGATTGCATGCGCGGTGATGCAACCAACTTTACACATTGGGATGAAGTTGCTCTATCTTGGAGCTTTGTTGATAAGATTTCTGATGTTTGGGAAAATCAAAAGGCCGAGAACTACCCTAACTACAACGCAGGTACTGTGGGCCCTCGTGAAGCGGATGAGCTTCTTGAGAAGGATGGATTCCATTGGTGGCCAATCTCTAATTTTGACGTTGATAAGTGCTAAAAAATAAGCTCCTGTCCATTTAGGATAGGAGCTTTTTTACGCCCCCCAGCCGCTTTTCAATGGCACGCAAAATAGCCTACCCTATTGGGTAGGCTATAGTTGCTTCTAGAAGGCTTAGAACCAGTTTGTATGGAATGTTCCTTCTTTATCTGTACGTTGGTACGTATGTGCACCAAAATAGTCACGTTGAGCTTGTAACAGATTCGCTGGCAGTGTTTCTGTACGGTAGCTGTCATAGTATGAAAGCGCAGCAGAGAAACATGGTACAGGAATACCGTTTTGAACGGCAACAACCATGATGTCACGAAGAGCATGCTGGTAGCTTTCAACAATTTCCTTGAAATATGGATCAAGTAATAAGTTTTTAAGCTGTCCGTCACGATCATATGCTTCTTTAATCTTTTGAAGGAATTGAGCACGAATAATACATCCTCCACGGAAGATCATTGCAATTTCTCCATATTGTAAATCCCAGTTATATTCTTCTGAAGCTGCACGCATTTGTGCGAAGCCTTGTGCGTATGAACAAATCTTACTCATATAAAGAGCTTTACGAACTGACTCGATAAATGCCTTCTTATCACCAGTAAATTCCTTCGCAGTTGGTCCACCTAATACTTTGCTAGCATGAACACGTTCCTCCTTCATTGCTGAAAGGAAACGAGCGAATACGGACTCCGTAATGATTGGTAGTGGTACCCCAAGGTCAAGAGAACTTTGGCTTGTCCACTTACCTGTTCCCTTTTGCCCTGCTGTATCAAGGATAACATCAACAAGTGGCTTACCTGTTTCTTCGTCTTTTTTCGTAAAAATATCAGCTGTAATTTCGATTAAGTAGCTATCTAGCTCGCCTTTGTTCCACTCAGCAAATACTTCATGAAGCTCGTCTGCACTAAGACCAAGTACATGCTTTAATAGGAAGTATGACTCAGAGATTAACTGCATATCTCCGTATTCGATTCCATTATGAACCATTTTCACATAGTGACCTGCTCCATCTGGACCGATATACGTTGTACAAGGCTCACCGTCAACCTTCGCTGAGATATCCTTAAAGATAGGTGCAATTAACTCATATGCTTCTTTTTGTCCACCTGGCATAATAGAAGGCCCTTTAAGCGCACCCTCTTCTCCGCCGGAAACGCCTGTTCCAACAAAGTGGATACCTAATTCACTAAGTTCTTTATTGCGGCGCTGTGTATCAACAAAATATGTGTTTCCACCGTCAATAACGATATCACCTTTATCAAGTAATGGCTTTAATTGATCAATTGTTGCATCAGTTGGCCCACCAGCTTTAACCATAAGCATGATTTTACGTGGCTTTTCTAATGATTCAACAAATTCTTCCATGCTATATGTACCAAATATATTTTTTCCATTTGATTCCGCAAGCATTTCATCTGTTTTTTCGCTTGAACGATTGTAAACTGAGACTGTATAGCCTCGGCTCTCGATGTTCCAAGCAAGGTTTTTCCCCATTACCGCTAACCCAATAACTCCAAATTGTTGTTTTGTCATTTTTTTACTTCCCTTCTAGCTAAATACTTATATACATAAGAATCCACTTTACTTTAGCAAGATTAAGCAAAAAGCGCAAGTAAGGTGATTAATTAAATATTCAAATATATTTTTTCCTGAATTTCTTTAACTATGTTACTCTTCTTTCCTATCTCTCGCCGTATGTAAAAAATCTTTATTAAAGCTTGTATCTGTACCAATTGACGGCGTTTGTTTTTTCTTTCGAGCCATTCCTGCCCGATTTATGATGGCTGTACCGTACTTTTCTTTTAATTTTGAAACAGCATTTAATAACGGCTCTTTTTTTGCATCACGTTCATAAGAGAAAAGATCGAGCTGTTTCACTGCTTCATTAACATGTATTAAGTCTGTACCTGTGATTCCAAGAAGGCGGATGGCATTCCCATTCCAATTGGAATGAAACAATTTTTTGGCAAGCTGAGAAATTTCATCTTGTTTATCTACTGGATTATTTAGTTTTTTACTTCTAGTCAACGTTTTTCGATCCTTATAACGTATCGTTACACTTAATCCCGTTGCCAACACTTGCTTTGCTTTTAGTCTTGCAGATACTTTTTCTGCCAGCTTCTCCAAAACTTCGTTTAACTCTCTGACATTTGTGACATCCTTCGGAAGCGTGGTTGAGTTTCCAACACTTTTAAAGTCAGAAACAGAATTTGGGTCCACTTCTCGGAAATCCATACCATTCGCTCGTTCCTTCAGACGTACTCCATTGATTCCGAGAAGTGATTTTAACTGAATCTCATTTCCTTTTGCTAAGTCACCAATCGTATGTATTCCAATTGTTTTTAATTTCTCAGCTGTCTTTTGACCAACACCGTGCATTTCTCCCACATTCATTGGCCACAGAACATGTTTGATATCTCTTTTTCTAAGAACCGTTATTCCTAATGGCTTTTTCATATCAGATGCTGTTTTTGCTAAAAATTTATTGGGAGCAATTCCGATGCTGCAAGGAAGAT containing:
- the gndA gene encoding NADP-dependent phosphogluconate dehydrogenase, with protein sequence MTKQQFGVIGLAVMGKNLAWNIESRGYTVSVYNRSSEKTDEMLAESNGKNIFGTYSMEEFVESLEKPRKIMLMVKAGGPTDATIDQLKPLLDKGDIVIDGGNTYFVDTQRRNKELSELGIHFVGTGVSGGEEGALKGPSIMPGGQKEAYELIAPIFKDISAKVDGEPCTTYIGPDGAGHYVKMVHNGIEYGDMQLISESYFLLKHVLGLSADELHEVFAEWNKGELDSYLIEITADIFTKKDEETGKPLVDVILDTAGQKGTGKWTSQSSLDLGVPLPIITESVFARFLSAMKEERVHASKVLGGPTAKEFTGDKKAFIESVRKALYMSKICSYAQGFAQMRAASEEYNWDLQYGEIAMIFRGGCIIRAQFLQKIKEAYDRDGQLKNLLLDPYFKEIVESYQHALRDIMVVAVQNGIPVPCFSAALSYYDSYRTETLPANLLQAQRDYFGAHTYQRTDKEGTFHTNWF
- the zwf gene encoding glucose-6-phosphate dehydrogenase, producing MTQNEKPTALIMIFGATGDLANRKLYPSLYKLFEKGKLSDKFAVIGVARRPLTNEEFQENIKKSVKSSIQKENRIDEFASHFYYHSHDVTDSNSYAVLNNLANQLDSNYDLQGNRIFYLAMAPEFFGTIALHLKEDGLTNVSGFKRLVIEKPFGHDLQSAQELNDQIRTAFSEDEVYRIDHYLGKEMVQNIEVIRFANAIFEPLWNNRYISNIQVTSSEVLGVEERGRYYEKSGALRDMVQNHMLQMVALLAMEPPIKLTTEEIRSEKVRVLRALRPIEGEEVKEYFVRGQYDKGTVEGTEVLGYREEQMVNPESNTETYVAGKLMIDNFRWAGVPIYIRTGKRMDSKSTKIVIQFKDIPMNLYYSPEETLNPNLLVIHIQPDEGITLHLNAKKAGQNIAATPVKLNYANRGIDGLNTPEAYEKLLFDCMRGDATNFTHWDEVALSWSFVDKISDVWENQKAENYPNYNAGTVGPREADELLEKDGFHWWPISNFDVDKC
- a CDS encoding DNA polymerase IV, producing the protein MREMYPKNGRVILHVDMNSFYASVEMAYDQSLKGKPLAIAGNVEERRGIIVTCSYEARNVGVRTTMPLWEARKLCPELIVMKPNFERYRAASVAIFDLLRQFSDLVEPVSIDEGYVDITESYEFGSPLEIAKTIQARMLEQFDLPCSIGIAPNKFLAKTASDMKKPLGITVLRKRDIKHVLWPMNVGEMHGVGQKTAEKLKTIGIHTIGDLAKGNEIQLKSLLGINGVRLKERANGMDFREVDPNSVSDFKSVGNSTTLPKDVTNVRELNEVLEKLAEKVSARLKAKQVLATGLSVTIRYKDRKTLTRSKKLNNPVDKQDEISQLAKKLFHSNWNGNAIRLLGITGTDLIHVNEAVKQLDLFSYERDAKKEPLLNAVSKLKEKYGTAIINRAGMARKKKQTPSIGTDTSFNKDFLHTARDRKEE